From the genome of Nicotiana sylvestris chromosome 1, ASM39365v2, whole genome shotgun sequence:
TCTTGAGACCTGCAAATTACATGATTTATAAGTCGGTATGTTCCTAACATCAGAGAAAGGGGACAAAAAATCTACAAACAGAATGCAGGCGTTCCTTGTTACTTTCTATCAGcagaaaacaaacaaaattctAGTTCTAATAGTCAGAGAACCTTCACAAGAATCCAGAGCCTTCTATGATGGCCAAGAAGTAAATGAAAAAGGATAACTATTCAATGAAATCACGACTCTTTGCTTTACAAAATCTTCATCCACGTCTCATGTTAGGGAACACGGCGTCCTCTAAGCTTGAACTGCATGAAACAGTGGACCAAGAGGCAAAGTGTGTGATTCCTGGAACATTAGGGAAGATTGTAAAGCCTTAAGAACAAATTTGACAGCGGAAGTCATGATGCTTTAATAAAGCAGAAGATGATATACAAAGGTAAAGCAATATGGGAATAGGATACATAATAAACACCAAATACAACAAACTCTTATACAGTTAGAACACATATAAATACTTAAGTCATTCATAAAAAGACAAATAGGTTGGCTAAGAAAGTACAGAATCTGAACAAGTAAGATAACCTGAATTATGCCTTTAATTCTCCAAACACCTCGAATATAAACCACAACAGCCTGATCATCAGGATGAAGTGATTCAACTTCTTTCCTCACTTTCTCACATGAAACATTATGATCAGTCGACAACCTTTCTGCAACCACAGAATTCTTCTCCCTTTCAAAACCTCTGCGTCCAAGAACTGCCCTCGAATCCCCTAAATTAGCCACGTACAGTTCACCCTCAGAAATTGCACCAACCAAACAACACGATCCAACTGAAGCAATCTGTGGCATTACAGGCAATGATCTCTTCACCAATTGAATAAAATCCTCTTCTGTAGCATTAAATGCCCTCTTTATCACATCAGACGACAAACCCCCTTGCTCTTTCGAAAACTCTAAACAAATTTCAAAACAAACAGCTCAGAAAAGCAACAAAACTTAATCTCGTACAAAGGAGCAACCTTTAAGCTTTTTGAACATAATTTGCAGAAACAAAAAGTGACACACAAAAGTATATGACATGAAAAGCTTAAAAATCAGGCAAAATAGGTACACTCCAAGAATCCACGGACAGCTTAATCTTGTATAAAGGAGAAACCTTTAAGCCTTTttagcagaaattgtagaaaCAAGAACTGACCCACAAAAGTATAAGACCTGAAAAACTTAAACCTCAGgccaaaatagaaaaataaaagaaaacaacgtTACTCCAAGAATCCATAGACATAGCTTAATTCTGTATAAAGGAGCAACCTTTAAGCCTTTTTAGCAGAAATTGCACAAACAAGAACTGACCCACAAACGAATAAGGCATAAAATACTGAAAAATAAGGACTAAAAAAGTCTACAAGAAAACAACGAATACTCCAAGAATTCACAGACATAACCTAATTTTGTATATAAAGAGCAACCTTTAAGCTTTTTGAGCAGAAATTGCAGAAACAAGAACTGACCCACAAAAGTATATGACACCAAAAACTATAAAATTATgccaataaaagaaaaaagacgtACTATGCAAATAAGTGAAGAGGTGTCTATTGACAAAACGGGAGGCTTCAGGACCACCATGGCCATCATAAACACCAACATAAGTAGCAGAAGGAGAAGTAAAGACTTGGCTTTGGTCTTCAAGTGAAGAATTAGCTTGAACTACAGCAATTGAGAAATCACCAGAAGCATGTGGCTTTAAATCCATATGCCATAAAAGTCCATCTCCGTTTCTTCTCCCAAAACACCTCTCTAATGGTCGACAACAAGATCGCATCATCATACTCTTAATTCTGTTCTCTCCGCTACTCGTACAGTCTCACAAAGCAAAACAAGTTTGATTAAAATTTTACAACCACACAATTGTGCATATAACCACCTCTATGAATTAGAGTCGAGAGAAAGTATCGGAAAAAGTAGCGCGTTGAAACATAGAAAAGCAGGACTAAAGATACGCTACACCCACCCCTTCACGCGTTTCACTTTATACGAAATATACTCAATTAGTCTTCTGCGTACTAATGATAAAAGAACGCAATTTTGATTATGCAACTTTCCCAAAACATTTCTATGATGCCCATCACGGATGGCAGGCTAACGAGAGCGGGTCAAGTAGGTATGACAGGCTTTTAGGGCGACAAGTTCACAAAAAGGAATGCATACGTTATCTTACGCCAATTCTATCATGGAAATGAGAGAAGAAACGAAGAGCTTTATAAGATATGACATAAGTTTACGTGCTTTTTTTAGGCTCGAGATGGCATAACTCAAAAAGACAAATTTTTACGGGCCCAAAACGGACAATACATACCAAGAACTTGGATCGTGACAATTTCATTACCGTCTATGATTTTGGTGAAATGGTAATTACCCTTTTATTTATATGCTTTACCTCAAGGTAAATTTTCAAATTAGTTGGGTGTCAAAGTGAATACACtatagaaaacaaaaaaaagaaagaaattttcCTAAAATAATTGGGTGGGCAAAGAATTATTTGTCAGTTTCTATGGTTCTAAAAACATGTTACAAAGAGAAGAAacgaatttaaaataaaattatatttaaatataaaaatgtatcaatttttttttgcaaCAGATTGATGGTGAAATAGTGTCACATGAGATGGAACAAAATTACTTCTTTTACAATACTCTACTATTGTCCTTAAAATATTCTCAATATTGCAATAACTAACTAAATACATTTTATATTAGAAAGCTTTTCTCAAAACTTTATCAAGAAGTTGTACGAACGGAAAATGCACttagcaaaataagatcttattTTCGTGTTGTTAAACCCAAAAAGAAAAATGTTAAAAGAGATACTATGTTGAGTATGAACGTATGAAACAAGGCAACGCCTTAAATGTAAATGTCAAGAGTTAAACAGAGAATATACGAgtgtgtcttcttcttcttcttttttctaagAAAGATAGACGGTTACTTGGAGTTGAAATTTCAGGTCAAATTTCTCTTTTCCCCGTCTTTACGTTACTACAATAATAATCCGTAATAGAAAATGACTCAAAATATATAGTTGATTAAtgctattttcttttctcttttccggTTTGTCCGTTCACACTTCACACCATAGATAAGCCTTCTTctattcttttattttatttttggaccATAGATAAGCCTTGTTAGCCACGTTTTCTTGAATATACTGTTTGATACAATTGGATATTTATGACTAGACCCAGAAGTCAAGGCAGTTGGATTTTTGGTAACAAAGCACTGGTATTATGAAATAATTTGTATGATAAAATTGTCCAATACTAATATATAACGTCTTGTGAACAATTAATTGTAATGAAGAAAGTTGATGAGTTAATGTGCCATGTGTTGATTAACTTAGATACTTTATACACGTGTCATGTCTTCAACTCTTTTGTCATCTCTAATTTGGTAGATCTTCAATATCGTTGCTAACACTCATCAAAGATAACGATGTATTAGTTTGGACGTCACCCATTTCGATATTCAAGTCTAGCTATTTGATCTTGAATGATATATGCAGTATGATAGGACGTAATGGAAATAAAGAGAAGTAAAATACTAAATGTTGGACATTAGCGGTTTTGGTTTTGATGATTGACAAGAAACACATGGATAAACTAGGTTGATGGACAGTGCACTAGGTGACAGACAGAATCAAACAAAAGACATGCACGTGAAACAGATAAGTATAAGTGGTTATATCTGATATTCCCTGAACGAAAAGATTGCATATTTGATAAGGAGCAGGATTCCTTACTTGAAGAGAAATCTATCCAAGATAAGTGTGAAGAAATGAAttatgtgtttcgaggccttaaaaacctctttctgtctcatCTCGATTTGCgagcgcagtccgggcgcatagtcggaaagccattatgtgaaaatctgtgaaaaacgatgaattttgcctttaaaatgaatttaagttgatttcggtcaacattttgggtaaacggacccggacccgtgatttgacggtcccgaagggtccgtaggaaaatatgggacttgggcgtatgcccggaatcgaattccaaggtcccaagcctgagaaatgaatttttaaagaaaattattttttgaaatatttataagtttttggaaagtttggtaagaaacggacttgaaatgacgtgaatcggaccttatttgagaaaattggaaaaaaaaattgatgttcttaagtgatttcatgattttgatgctaaattcatagtttttgatgttttttaggtgatttgaatgcacgaccaagtccgtatgatatttttaggttgatgcgcttgtttggtttggagccccgagagctcgggtgagttttggataggcaaCAGAGTGAAATTTGCACTTAGGAAATTGCAGGTTTTTCAGCTGGTATGATCAGGtttgcaggcttcgcaaatgcaagcccgcaaatgcgaagttccatcgcaaatgcgaagacgaCTTGTGCTgccttgggtcgcaaatgcgacgactTTATCGCAAAaacgacttcgcaaatgcgaagatgccCTGAACTCCCCAGTCATCGCAAATGAGACGagtttgtcgcaaatgcgaacttttgtCGCAAATGCAAGAATAGCAGacttctgggttcgcaattgcgaactgtggtcgcaattgcgatacctgaaacctgtaaattcataacttagacgcatttcaaccatttttcacactctttcaaaaccaaaacactcttgagcgatttttcaaagacaacttctcttcctaatcgattgtaaatcatttctaactcgttttcttcgatctttaacatcttttcacatgatttcaactcaaaatcaaaggttttcattggggaaattgggtgttttgggtagaacttaggtttttcaaattttggggatttggacctcgatttgaggtccgatttcaaaacaaattatatatttgggttcgtgggggagtgggtaatcgggttttggttcgaaccttgggttttgaccatgtgggcccgggggcaatttttgactttttggaaaaaactttagaaatcttattttcatgcattagaattgattcatttagcatttattgatgtaattaagtaacttgtggctagatacaagcgaattggtgatggaatcaagaggtagagcgatagttgagacttgaattgtgttcgtagcgtcgaggtaagtgtttggtctaaccttagcttgagagattaggagttgtgtcctatttgctatgtgttatttgttgagtacgatgtataggcatggtgacgagtatctatacgttggtgtcaagcatgcccttgagtcttaaattgaaatcgttgtgttcttaataagtactacgttTGCCTAAGTGATTGATTTTCTatgttgggcaagaattatgattattctcttGGAAGttgcttatggttgagtattggtgctagttgaggtttcttttgtgAAGTGAAATGTTGGAACACATTTGGGTATAgctgactcccttgccgggacgtgtttacttatattgtcgatacccttgccgggatattgttgtttccttattgttcccgtGCTGGGACTCTTttcttgtgattggtgttgaattgtatattagGATCAGGTTGCACTCCGCAACAACATTATATTTGAATCGGATTGCACgtcgcaataatattatatttggatcgggttgcacgtcgcaacaacattgtaattggatcgggttgcacgccgcaacaacattgtaattggatcgggttgcacgccgcaacagtgataaatgatatggatcaggttgcatgtcGCAACGTGCTTTTATGATttagatcgggttgcgcgccgtaacaataaatgataaaagtggttattGATTGGTTACCGTTTCCTTATTCTTTATGCAGCAAATTTTagattgttctttatgcttttctcctgagttactgtatatgatattcccccgcaacatgacccctcccatccttaactgcacatgtttatttggtagtctggtcttagcctcgtcactactttgccgaggttaggctaggcacttaccagcacatgggttcagttgtgctgatactatactctgcactatgtgcagatcccggagtagcAACATTcagaccttagcttgggtggctgccttcagtccattcggagattccgaggtagtcctgcaggcgtccgcaggccctggcgccctctatcccttcatcctgtttcatttacatATTTCAAAAACAATGTATTATTTAGTTTCAGATCTTGTTTGTAGTAAttctagaccgtctgtgaagcgtgacaccagttctgggtagactTTGTTTAAGATGTTGTATTGGGTTTATatatttaaatggttttattgtttcttccgcttgtttaaaACTCCGTTGTTTATAAACTATTGTTTCATAATTGTTTAAGGAttttaaaaatgggaaaaagataAATTGTCCAaacagttggcttgcctagctttcattagtaggcgccatcacgactcccgagggtgaaacattcgggtcgtgacaagttggtatcagacctctaggttacatgggtctcacaattcacagacaagcttagtagagtatgagggatcggtacagagacgtttgtatttatcccccaaaggctacagagttaggaaaaacttcacatctattctttcctatcatgcaattttgttctctcaatgctaaattaaaacctctactcttgtcctttcgcgaatGGCGAGGTGACGTACCGCATCTTCAGCCAAACAACAACACAGACCGGTGATGGAACAACTATGTCTgccaatgctttgtggagattgaacaggttcaccaagctcttcactactactttcagcggtgcatcttctgaggatccccaagattttctagacagctgtcatgaggttctcaagaacatggggatagtggagaccaatggagtcgactttgctacttcccacttgtctggatccgccaagacttggtggagggattattgtttggctagaccagttgggtcaccagctttgacttgggaccagttttctcagctatttttggagaagtttctccctatcacttagagagagatctatcgaagacagtttgagtgtctctagcagggttctatgactgttactcagtacgagaccagattcatcgacttggtcCGTCATGCACTTATTATActtcccactaagagagagagagggtgaggaggttcattgagggacttatctagcctattcgacttcagatggctaaggagacggggagtgagatttcctttcaggatgcggccaatgtggccaggagggttgagatggttctatcacagggaggtCGTTAGGGGTCtcacaagaggcctcgtcattcaggcagattcagtggtgcctcgtctggaggcagggattcttttggtagaggccatcctcctaggccttttcagtcatcacttcaggtttctcacgtcgcttcaggtggccgtggttctcatatgcagtattctgatcaacatccctacagtgcaccaccagctcctatcaatgcactgccgctccagagttttcggggtggtcattcaggtcgccagggtcagtttTAGTTTCCTCAGCCGCATCACTCAAGTGGATGCTTTGCGTGCGGTGAGTATGGACATATTCGGAGCGCTTGTCCAAGATTATGGGTATTCAGTCGCAGTAGCAGGGTTCCAGTGCTATGGTTCAAGCGccaggtgttccaccgcctgCTTCGCCAGCAAGGgttaggggtagaggtgctagaaggggaggtagaggtattagaggtgaaggtcaggcagctagaggtgtaGGCCAGCCATCAGCAGGtagtcctagagatgtagttcagggtggaggggcccagccccgatgttatgctcttccagccaagcctgaggttgaggcttccgatgcagttatcacaagtactgttttggtttgtagcagagatgcttcagttttatttgatccaggatctacatactcctatgtgtcatcttattttgcagcgtatatggtcatgcctagtgattctttgagtgctcctgtttatgtgtctacaccggtgggtgattctattgtggtagatcgtgtccatcgttcatgtgtaATTGTGATTGGGGGCCTTGAGACTCGTATAGAATTGTTatttctggacatggttgattttgatgtcatattgaggatggactagttatcaccttaccatgctatcttggactgtcatgccaagactgtgaccttagccttaccgagtttacctcgtttagagtggagagggactcctggtcattctacccatagtgtcatctcatatatgaaggctcgatatatggtcgagaaggggtgtttggcctattcgacatatgttcgtgattcttgTGCCAAGGTtctttctattgattctgtgcccgttgttcgtgagtttcctgaggtatttccttcaaacctactgggcatgccacccgacagggatattgacttctgtattaatttggcttcgggcactcaacccatttctattccgccgtatcgtatggccctgcctgagttgaaagagttgaaggagcagttggaAAACTTGCTtgaaaaggtttcattagacctagtgtttcgccttggggtgccggtgttgtttgttaagaagaaggacggattgatgagaatgtgtatagattaccgatagttgaacagggttacaatcaagaataagtatccactgccgaggattgatgatttgtttgatcagcttcagggtgacaaggtattttcgaagatttacttgagatctggctaccatcagttgaggattagggcatccgatatccctaagacaACCTTCCACACTCGGTAcaagcattataagttcttggtggtGTCATtcggttgacaaatgccccagcagcttttatggatttgatgaaccaagtattcaggccttacttgaattcgttcgtgatagtcttcattgatgatattttgatctattcccgcagccaagaggaacatgagcagcatcttagagtggttcttctaACTTTGAGGGGCAGTcaattgtatgccaagttttcgaagtacgagttctggttgagttcagttgcattcctgggtcatgttgtatcaatagagggtattcaggtagattcgaagaagataaaggcagtcaagaactggcctagacccgcattagctacagagatctggagattcttgggtttggcaggctattgtcgttggtttgtggaggggttttcatctattgcagccccgatgactaggttgacctagaagggtgcccagttcaggtggtcggatgagtgtgaggcgagctttcagaagctcaagacagctttgactacggcgccggtgttggttttgcccataggttcaaggccttatacagtttattgtgatgcatctcgtattggacttggtgcggtgttgatgcaggatggcaaggtcattgcttatgcttcgcgttagttgaagattcatgagaagaactatccggttcacgATTTGGAATTAGCAGCCATTGTCCACAcgttgaagattttgaggcattatctatatggcgtgtcatatgaggtgttcacggatcacaagagtctgcagtatttgttcaagcagaaggagctaaatttgaggtagagaaggtggttggagctgttgaaagactatgatatcaccatcttgtatcatccgggaaagaccaatgtggtggccgatgctttgagtaggaagtcagccagtatgggcagtcttgcttatattccggtcggtgagagactgcttgttttggatgttcaggctttggccaatcagttcttgaggttggatgtttctgagcccagccatgtgttagcttgtgtcgcacctcctttttacatacccgagagggtacaagggagttttctccaattaaaggacagtcgaaacgggatttatttaattatttcagagtcgccacctgggatttttaaggcgtcccaagtcaccgattttaatccctggatcgaggagaatatgactctgtttgttattcagcgaaccagaaatcctgagtaaggaattctgttaatccggaagaaggtattaggcatttccgaattccgtggttctagcacggtcgctcaactgtttttttttattggcttaattatcttggtTGACCGGATCGGTCTCTGACGGGAAACGGGTCGGGTGGAAAGTAATGCTTTCGGATCGTTGATCAATTTGAAATCAACGGCCTTCATCAAAGTTTCCCAAAACGGCATCGTTTGGGGTATCTTTGAGACGGACCGGACCTGGGGtcgtttggattgggctgtggggggggggggtaacttgatttgggcctggattttaatccagttCCGAGTTTCATTTTACaacttatatattttttctaattttatttttaattataaaaaatcctaataaaaattataaaacaatttttaaccttacacaaaatattaattactttataacaactatttaacacatagtcaaaacattaatcacacagtgacatatttaaaaatagaacgaatgcatatttttttgtgattttatttaaattatcttttaaatgcataattaaatcctatatgcatgcaacatgtattttattttatttttcattttattatgacaacgtaaacatttacggatataagacaaatatttaacaaacaccacgcaaattcaaaaaattgcacagtaaaagaaatttattttatttttgatttattttggagtagttttcgtgaggcaaaaatcacgtgctcacagcttgcacaatcgctcgttcttcattattggagtgtaTTCGAGATCGActgtatgatgatcctcatttgtgtatccttagagacacggtgcaacataGAGGTatcaagcaggttaccttaggagatgatggagttttgaggccgcagggtcgagtttgtgtgccaaatgtggatgggctccgggagttgattttagagaaggcccatagttcccggtattctattcatccgggcgccgcaaagatgtatcaggatttgcgacaacattattggtggaggagaatgaaaaaggacattgttgcatatgtggctcagtgtttgaactgtcagcaggttaagtacgagcatcagaggcccgatggtttgttccagaaaattgagattcttgagtggaagtgggagcat
Proteins encoded in this window:
- the LOC104249687 gene encoding probable protein phosphatase 2C 63, producing MMMRSCCRPLERCFGRRNGDGLLWHMDLKPHASGDFSIAVVQANSSLEDQSQVFTSPSATYVGVYDGHGGPEASRFVNRHLFTYLHKFSKEQGGLSSDVIKRAFNATEEDFIQLVKRSLPVMPQIASVGSCCLVGAISEGELYVANLGDSRAVLGRRGFEREKNSVVAERLSTDHNVSCEKVRKEVESLHPDDQAVVVYIRGVWRIKGIIQVSRSIGDAYLKKPEFNRDPIFQRYGNLVPLKRPVLTAEPSIVTRSIRPHDLFLIFASDGLWEHLTDQVVVEIVFKNSRAGIAKRLVRAAIQEAAKKREMRYKDIQKIEKGIRRHFHDDITVIVIYLDHQRESFHSKGTLGSITAPVDVFSYNSEDAEENQVIGVF